A genomic stretch from Barnesiella intestinihominis YIT 11860 includes:
- a CDS encoding beta-N-acetylhexosaminidase, whose product MKIRKALVLGSFWFCASFCIGAPVANTFLPVVPVPAEYSVGEGYFYFNADMKFGVENESQLRMVSDFVTLLGRQTGFIPSIMIGSETADVRLKTVTSLPDEAYNLIVTSEKILIESAGDAGFFYALQSLRQLLPAGVVEGKKQNRTMEYKIPVMTVNDRPRFGYRGLMIDVSRYFMPKHNLLKIIDAASFLKINKIHLHLVDDNGWRLEIKKYPRLTQVGAWRVKRDEPFPNRRNQEEGEPVSVGGYYTQDDMREIIRFAALRQIEIIPEIEMPAHTNSSLAAYPELACPVVDRFVGVLPGIGGKNSEIVYCAGNDSVFSFLEDVIDEVSELFPSKYIHLGGDEASKVNWAKCPKCRARMEAEHIEHTEELQSYFMTRMSNYVRSKGKEVMGWDELTNSTLPEGAIIYGWQGFGKAALKAAAQGHRFIMTPARSLYFIRYQGPQWFEPLTYFGNNTLKDVYTYEPVQEEWNPVYEDLLMGVQASMWTEFCNSPDDVEYQLFPRLLALSDIAWAKKGTKDWPDFLKRIDKVLPHIEAMDITCARSMYNIDHKVTPKGKKLLVELSCIRPDVEIRYTEDGTEPVASSSLYASPLTVKSTTCMKAATFMNGEKMGETLLLDLQWNKATGKEVLASNEKRYVLTNGIRGSLRHTDFEWAGWYDEDASFVLDMGKRTPVKEVRIGCITNSGMAVHKPSLIRLSVSNNKKTFVPVGEITFFQEDIFKNRTAVEDAVFSGLDLNARYLKLEMENPGLCPIGDIREDQKIWMYFDELIVN is encoded by the coding sequence ATGAAGATAAGAAAAGCGTTAGTCTTAGGCTCTTTTTGGTTTTGTGCATCTTTTTGTATAGGAGCTCCGGTCGCAAATACCTTTTTACCTGTGGTTCCGGTTCCAGCAGAGTATTCGGTAGGTGAGGGATATTTCTATTTCAATGCCGATATGAAGTTCGGGGTTGAAAATGAATCTCAGTTACGTATGGTATCCGACTTTGTAACTCTATTGGGGCGGCAGACCGGTTTTATACCTAGCATTATGATCGGTTCTGAAACGGCCGATGTACGATTGAAAACAGTTACGTCTTTGCCCGATGAGGCATATAATTTGATCGTTACCTCGGAAAAAATTCTAATAGAATCTGCGGGCGATGCCGGATTCTTTTATGCTTTACAATCGCTACGCCAACTATTGCCGGCAGGTGTGGTAGAGGGCAAGAAGCAGAATAGAACGATGGAGTATAAGATCCCTGTGATGACTGTTAACGATCGTCCTCGGTTCGGTTATCGGGGGCTTATGATAGATGTATCGCGGTATTTCATGCCTAAGCACAATTTATTGAAGATTATAGATGCAGCTTCGTTTTTGAAAATAAATAAGATACATTTGCATTTGGTCGATGATAACGGTTGGCGATTGGAGATAAAAAAATATCCGCGATTGACGCAAGTGGGAGCTTGGCGGGTGAAACGCGATGAGCCTTTTCCGAATCGTAGGAATCAAGAGGAAGGAGAACCTGTCTCTGTCGGAGGGTATTATACTCAGGACGATATGAGAGAGATTATTCGATTTGCCGCATTACGGCAAATCGAGATTATTCCCGAAATAGAGATGCCGGCTCATACGAACTCTTCATTGGCTGCTTATCCTGAATTGGCATGCCCGGTCGTAGATCGTTTTGTCGGTGTGTTGCCCGGTATCGGTGGTAAAAATTCAGAGATCGTTTATTGTGCCGGTAATGACAGTGTCTTTTCGTTTCTGGAAGATGTAATTGACGAAGTGTCGGAACTGTTCCCTTCTAAGTATATTCATTTGGGGGGAGACGAAGCCTCGAAGGTAAATTGGGCGAAGTGTCCGAAATGTCGGGCTCGCATGGAGGCCGAGCATATAGAACATACCGAGGAGTTGCAGAGCTATTTCATGACTCGTATGAGCAATTATGTAAGGAGCAAGGGTAAAGAAGTGATGGGTTGGGACGAATTAACGAACAGCACATTGCCCGAAGGTGCGATTATTTATGGTTGGCAAGGTTTTGGAAAAGCGGCGTTGAAAGCTGCCGCACAAGGGCATCGGTTTATTATGACGCCTGCTAGGAGTCTTTACTTTATCCGCTATCAGGGGCCTCAGTGGTTTGAGCCTTTGACCTATTTCGGAAATAATACATTAAAAGACGTATATACTTATGAGCCCGTTCAAGAGGAATGGAACCCTGTTTATGAGGATTTGTTGATGGGGGTACAGGCATCTATGTGGACAGAATTTTGTAATTCTCCCGATGATGTGGAATATCAGTTATTCCCTCGGTTATTGGCGTTGTCTGACATCGCTTGGGCAAAAAAAGGGACAAAAGACTGGCCCGATTTTTTGAAAAGGATCGATAAGGTTTTGCCTCATATCGAGGCAATGGATATTACTTGTGCCCGCTCGATGTACAATATAGATCATAAGGTTACCCCAAAGGGGAAAAAGTTGTTGGTGGAGCTTTCGTGTATTAGGCCTGATGTAGAAATCCGATATACCGAAGATGGAACGGAACCTGTCGCATCGTCGAGTCTTTACGCTTCTCCCTTGACGGTAAAGAGTACGACCTGTATGAAAGCCGCGACTTTCATGAACGGAGAGAAAATGGGGGAGACTTTGCTCCTGGATTTACAGTGGAACAAGGCTACGGGAAAAGAGGTATTGGCTTCGAATGAAAAACGATATGTGTTGACCAATGGTATTAGAGGCAGTTTGCGTCATACCGATTTCGAATGGGCCGGGTGGTATGACGAAGATGCATCGTTTGTTCTGGATATGGGAAAAAGGACTCCGGTGAAAGAAGTTCGTATAGGGTGTATCACTAACTCTGGAATGGCCGTTCATAAACCTTCGCTAATTCGGTTATCTGTATCGAACAATAAAAAAACATTCGTTCCGGTAGGAGAGATTACTTTTTTTCAGGAGGATATTTTTAAGAATCGTACAGCCGTGGAAGATGCCGTTTTCAGTGGGTTGGATTTGAATGCCCGATATTTGAAGCTCGAAATGGAAAATCCCGGACTTTGTCCCATCGGAGATATACGTGAAGATCAGAAGATATGGATGTATTTCGATGAGTTGATTGTAAATTAA
- a CDS encoding sulfatase, which yields MKSISPNFFYTAASFAVLGGLVSCQSRQKPLNIVYIMTDDHTSQMMSCYDTRYIETPNLDRIAKDGVRFTNSFVSNSLSGPSRACMLTGKFSHKNGFTDNTTCKFDGTQQTMPKLLQQAGYQTAIVGKWHLETLPTGFDFWEILPGQGDYYNPDFITQTNDTVNKRGYVTNIITDESLDWLQNKRDRSKPFCLFIHHKAIHRNWMADTCDLNLYEDKEFTYPENFFDTYDGRLAAASQEMSIAKDMDLIYDLKMQRSDKETPLKSLYEQFYGRMDSAQKAVWDKFYTPIIDKFYKDDLKGEDLVRWKYQRYMRDYAKTVKSLDDNVGKVLDYLEKEGLLDNTLVVYTSDQGFYMGEHGWFDKRFMYEESMRTPLIMRLPEGFDKRGDIPQLVQNIDYAPTFLELAGVSVPSDIQGVSLLPLLKGESPADWRTSLYYHFYEYPAEHAVKRHYGVRTDRYKLIHFYNDIDVWELYDLQNDPMEMHNIFGQEGTEQVTADLMKELKRLQVQYDDPILKEFPIGE from the coding sequence ATGAAATCGATCAGTCCTAATTTCTTTTACACGGCGGCCTCTTTTGCTGTATTGGGTGGTCTCGTTTCTTGTCAAAGTAGACAGAAACCATTGAATATCGTTTATATTATGACCGACGATCATACGTCTCAGATGATGAGCTGTTATGATACACGGTATATAGAGACTCCTAATCTCGACCGCATAGCGAAAGATGGAGTGAGGTTTACCAACAGTTTTGTTTCTAACTCGCTCAGCGGGCCGAGCCGGGCTTGTATGTTGACCGGGAAGTTCAGTCATAAAAACGGGTTTACCGATAATACGACCTGTAAATTTGATGGAACTCAGCAGACCATGCCGAAACTGTTGCAGCAGGCTGGTTATCAAACCGCTATTGTCGGGAAATGGCATTTGGAAACATTGCCTACGGGATTCGACTTTTGGGAAATTCTGCCGGGTCAAGGCGATTATTATAATCCCGATTTTATTACGCAGACAAATGATACCGTGAATAAAAGGGGATATGTGACCAATATCATCACAGACGAGAGTCTCGATTGGTTACAAAACAAGAGGGATAGAAGTAAACCTTTCTGTCTTTTTATCCATCATAAAGCAATACACCGCAATTGGATGGCCGATACTTGCGATTTGAATTTATATGAAGATAAGGAGTTTACTTATCCCGAAAATTTCTTCGATACTTATGATGGTCGTTTGGCTGCCGCTTCGCAAGAAATGAGTATTGCAAAGGATATGGATTTGATTTACGATTTGAAAATGCAGCGATCTGATAAAGAAACTCCTTTAAAATCGTTATACGAACAATTTTATGGGCGTATGGATTCGGCCCAGAAAGCTGTATGGGATAAATTTTATACTCCTATTATCGATAAATTTTATAAAGATGATTTGAAGGGGGAAGACTTGGTACGTTGGAAATACCAACGTTATATGCGGGATTATGCTAAGACGGTGAAGTCATTGGACGACAATGTGGGAAAGGTACTTGACTACTTGGAAAAGGAAGGATTGCTTGATAATACGCTTGTCGTATATACTTCGGATCAAGGGTTCTATATGGGAGAACATGGGTGGTTCGATAAACGCTTCATGTATGAAGAGTCAATGCGTACCCCTTTGATTATGCGTCTTCCAGAAGGTTTTGATAAGCGAGGAGACATTCCTCAATTGGTGCAGAATATAGATTATGCTCCGACATTCCTCGAACTGGCGGGTGTTTCTGTTCCTTCCGATATACAGGGTGTGTCGTTGCTCCCGTTGCTAAAAGGAGAGTCGCCTGCCGATTGGAGAACTTCTCTGTATTATCATTTCTATGAATATCCGGCAGAGCATGCGGTAAAACGTCATTACGGCGTTAGGACCGATAGGTATAAATTGATACATTTCTATAACGATATAGATGTGTGGGAGTTGTATGATTTGCAAAACGACCCGATGGAGATGCACAATATTTTCGGACAAGAGGGAACCGAGCAGGTTACAGCCGATTTGATGAAAGAGTTGAAGCGACTGCAAGTCCAGTATGACGACCCTATTTTGAAAGAATTTCCTATTGGTGAATGA
- a CDS encoding RagB/SusD family nutrient uptake outer membrane protein produces the protein MKSLKYIIVLGIVTGVTFSSCEDWLDENPKYSVDNTVIFDSEETAKQALDACYGYLTTQDCFGQGVYEMSVGSSGLSWSQTNGSEPDRYASLNATTAGDAVLWAWRGLYKAIQECNTFIVNMNNGSLSEDLKENYTAQASFIRGLCYYYLSMMWGDVPLRIEPSAHDAISEPKSSFIDVVGQIFIDWKYAYDNLPENGEHVDGYIDKLGVAAYLAKLNWMLSCNPDLADRKADYLKDAKFWCDLVYGKYSLQSRYSDLFVNHVQNSPESIFQLNFTTSSDYSWNRLNWIFAADNASPGTAYQRIRSTKAFHDLFRGTYPGDPRYDATFLTRWYDVKNGSSYHLISDSVYTYPYKTYKTKSTSRVADAVAYIPYDQMDDPTNPTVEELTVLQEQFYTENTTTGEKNVVNLVGQFATSVGDHAGWPLWKKQIDFNCQAQQSNNNIILYRYADFLLLMADVYNELDETDRAANLVNEVLRRARTSVSPEASQPVDFPRGLSKDQMRKKIFYERLFELAAEPEMYFDIRRGGTETLKMALEIVNRHDITYEHCEGEAQHNNPDQRFRDRYFGEDATFYGKVSDESFLKKNLHLPIPHSELSANDGLSAADQNFGY, from the coding sequence ATGAAATCGCTAAAATATATAATTGTCTTGGGAATAGTGACGGGTGTCACTTTCTCTTCTTGTGAAGACTGGCTCGACGAGAATCCCAAGTACTCTGTGGATAATACCGTTATATTCGATTCGGAAGAGACTGCTAAGCAGGCTTTGGACGCTTGTTATGGCTATTTGACGACACAAGACTGTTTCGGACAGGGTGTTTATGAAATGTCAGTGGGGTCATCGGGGCTCTCGTGGTCGCAGACAAATGGTTCGGAACCGGACCGTTACGCTTCGTTGAATGCCACTACGGCCGGCGATGCCGTGCTGTGGGCTTGGCGAGGATTGTACAAAGCTATCCAAGAATGTAATACTTTCATCGTGAATATGAATAACGGTTCGTTGAGTGAAGATCTGAAAGAAAACTACACGGCGCAGGCTTCGTTTATTCGCGGGTTGTGTTATTACTATCTTTCTATGATGTGGGGTGATGTTCCTTTGCGGATCGAACCGTCGGCCCATGATGCGATTTCGGAACCGAAATCGTCTTTTATCGACGTTGTCGGCCAGATTTTCATCGATTGGAAGTATGCGTATGACAATTTGCCGGAGAATGGCGAACACGTTGACGGATATATCGATAAGTTGGGAGTTGCCGCTTATTTGGCCAAACTGAATTGGATGCTTTCGTGTAATCCCGATTTGGCCGACCGCAAAGCCGATTATTTAAAAGATGCTAAATTCTGGTGCGATTTGGTTTATGGAAAGTATTCATTGCAGAGCCGTTATTCCGATCTTTTTGTAAACCATGTGCAGAATTCGCCGGAATCTATCTTCCAGTTGAATTTTACTACTTCGTCGGATTATTCTTGGAATAGATTGAATTGGATTTTTGCTGCCGACAATGCATCGCCGGGTACGGCTTATCAGCGTATCCGTTCGACCAAAGCATTTCACGATCTGTTCCGTGGAACTTATCCGGGAGATCCTCGGTATGATGCTACGTTTTTGACTCGGTGGTACGATGTGAAAAACGGCAGTTCTTATCACTTGATAAGTGATTCGGTATATACTTATCCATATAAGACGTATAAGACCAAATCGACGAGCCGTGTAGCGGATGCAGTTGCTTATATCCCGTATGACCAGATGGACGATCCTACTAACCCTACCGTAGAGGAATTGACGGTTTTGCAGGAACAGTTTTACACCGAGAATACGACGACAGGCGAAAAGAATGTCGTTAATTTGGTGGGACAGTTTGCGACGTCGGTGGGTGATCATGCAGGGTGGCCTTTGTGGAAAAAACAGATCGATTTTAATTGTCAAGCGCAACAGAGCAACAACAATATCATATTGTACCGTTATGCCGATTTTTTGTTGCTAATGGCCGATGTGTATAACGAATTAGATGAAACGGATAGAGCGGCCAATCTGGTAAATGAGGTTTTGAGAAGGGCGCGTACTTCGGTTTCGCCAGAAGCCTCGCAACCGGTTGATTTCCCCCGTGGATTGTCCAAAGACCAAATGCGTAAGAAAATATTTTATGAACGGTTGTTTGAGTTGGCTGCCGAGCCCGAGATGTATTTCGATATACGTCGAGGGGGAACGGAGACTTTGAAAATGGCATTGGAAATCGTGAACCGTCATGATATAACTTACGAGCATTGTGAAGGAGAGGCTCAACACAACAACCCGGATCAAAGGTTTAGAGATCGTTATTTCGGGGAGGATGCGACGTTCTATGGAAAAGTGAGCGACGAGAGTTTCTTGAAAAAGAATCTGCATTTACCGATTCCTCATTCCGAATTAAGTGCTAACGACGGATTGTCGGCCGCAGACCAAAACTTCGGATATTGA
- a CDS encoding SusC/RagA family TonB-linked outer membrane protein: protein MKIKDMIRQALSVVIVMLSGMQITYAQSITVRGNVRDDVEPLMGVTVQAKGTTKAVATDLDGNYTISVPDKNAVLVFSYVGYQKQEVKVGDKTVVNVVLQGDAQLLDEVVVVGYGSVKKSDVTGAIASIRPDEMDASKSVTLDNLLQGKVAGLVVGSTNTTPGAATSITIRGASSLRGDNQPLYVIDNIPQASTGEFAASAFGDDDYQTAADPLSSLNPADIESIEILKDASATAIYGSRGANGVILITTKKGKSGKPRINVNANFTVANATRLYDMLNLSDYADYRNAQSGPDDRQFFKSGNEVRYIFSGGKYDETDPTSYRILQERDWQREIYRTAFSQNYSVSVNGGSDKVRYFVSASFKDINGIVKQTGLQQGDLRANLSMDLSKTVSVDLSLSGSLKKNDMMSGSNANGGAQGSVSVTAITSQPFEYPADDPSLSGTNGMEKRITVFSWLNDYDDQTTENAFRASMDLKWKIWKGLTYNLRAGGNLRDEYRARWFGTETFRGNNDKGSLGITDLSQNNITVENMLNYHHTFDRILDLDVTGAVTYDDYNYLNKRTQGRQFSNMSFGIDGLHMAERISYLEPVQRDYQLLSYLGRVNMSFLEGRYLATASFRADGSSRFARGHRWAYFPSFSLAWRMEQEDFIKDNVHWLDQFKVRVGYGQTGNSAIDPYSSFSNYSQIIDYANAVGDKVLAMAVDKLQNEGLTWETTESWNVGVDFGVLKNRLRGSFDFYNKETRDLLISRVLPPSAGFPSIYYNSGNLLNRGIEFSLEADIIQTKDFTWTFGGNIGKNNPKINSLGVSRGNFGVYENILAYEGNSLGNHFGNAHLFWVGHEPGLFLGYQTDGIVQEEDLPANGGSYNVTQDLSTGGAPQAGDIKIIDQNGDGVINTDDRVIIGNPNPDFTYGFQTRFTWRGLSLSAQFNGVHGKDMINTNIRYQAIPNRTGGNLRTEAWVGAWTAENRSNAYPRVNYTLPTPAVLDRYVEDASFLRCTDITLSYNLPKAVMKKIGFNSINIFGSVKNAFIITDYSGYDPEVNSFAFDGLRPGVDMSSFPHARSFIFGLNVSF from the coding sequence ATGAAAATAAAGGATATGATTAGACAGGCTTTGTCTGTTGTAATTGTCATGCTGTCGGGCATGCAAATTACATACGCACAAAGTATAACCGTTCGGGGTAATGTCCGTGACGATGTTGAACCATTGATGGGCGTTACTGTACAGGCGAAAGGTACGACAAAAGCTGTGGCAACCGATTTGGACGGAAATTATACGATTTCAGTACCGGATAAGAATGCTGTACTCGTGTTTTCTTACGTGGGTTATCAGAAACAAGAAGTTAAGGTAGGTGATAAGACCGTTGTCAATGTGGTTCTACAAGGCGATGCCCAGTTGCTGGACGAGGTGGTCGTTGTGGGTTACGGCAGTGTCAAGAAAAGCGATGTGACGGGAGCTATCGCGTCGATACGTCCCGATGAGATGGACGCTTCGAAGAGCGTGACTCTCGATAACTTGTTACAAGGTAAAGTTGCCGGTTTGGTGGTAGGGTCTACCAACACGACTCCGGGAGCCGCTACCTCTATAACGATTCGTGGAGCCAGTTCGTTACGTGGCGATAACCAACCGTTATATGTAATCGATAATATTCCTCAGGCCTCTACGGGTGAGTTCGCCGCTTCTGCATTCGGCGATGACGATTATCAAACTGCGGCCGATCCGTTGAGCAGTTTGAATCCTGCGGATATAGAGAGTATTGAAATTTTGAAAGATGCCTCGGCCACGGCGATATATGGTTCGAGGGGTGCTAATGGTGTCATATTGATTACGACTAAAAAAGGAAAGAGCGGTAAACCTCGCATAAACGTGAATGCTAACTTTACTGTTGCGAATGCCACTCGATTGTACGATATGTTGAATTTGAGCGATTATGCCGATTACCGGAATGCTCAGTCTGGTCCCGACGATCGCCAGTTCTTCAAATCGGGGAACGAGGTGCGTTATATTTTCTCGGGTGGAAAATACGACGAGACCGACCCTACTTCGTATCGCATATTGCAGGAACGGGATTGGCAGCGTGAGATTTATCGTACGGCTTTCTCACAGAATTATTCGGTCTCGGTGAACGGTGGTTCCGACAAGGTACGTTATTTTGTGTCGGCTTCTTTCAAAGATATCAACGGTATTGTAAAACAGACTGGTTTACAACAGGGGGACTTACGTGCGAATTTGTCGATGGACTTGTCGAAGACCGTATCGGTGGATTTGTCGTTAAGCGGGTCGTTGAAAAAGAACGATATGATGTCGGGTAGCAATGCCAACGGTGGAGCACAAGGATCGGTATCGGTAACCGCTATTACTTCCCAACCGTTTGAGTATCCCGCCGACGACCCTTCGTTGAGTGGTACGAACGGTATGGAGAAGAGGATCACTGTATTCAGTTGGTTGAATGATTATGACGACCAAACGACTGAGAACGCATTTCGTGCTTCGATGGACTTGAAGTGGAAAATATGGAAAGGCCTCACATATAATCTTCGTGCAGGTGGCAATTTGAGGGACGAATATCGTGCCCGTTGGTTCGGCACGGAGACTTTCCGGGGGAATAACGATAAAGGTTCTTTGGGTATCACCGATTTGAGCCAAAACAATATCACTGTCGAGAATATGTTGAATTATCATCATACGTTCGACCGTATTCTCGATTTAGATGTAACCGGGGCTGTTACTTATGACGATTACAATTATCTGAATAAGAGAACACAGGGCCGTCAGTTCTCCAATATGAGTTTCGGTATAGACGGATTGCACATGGCCGAACGCATATCTTACCTCGAACCCGTACAAAGAGACTATCAGTTACTCTCTTATCTGGGACGCGTGAACATGTCGTTCCTCGAAGGTCGTTATCTGGCGACGGCATCGTTCCGTGCCGATGGTTCGAGTCGTTTCGCCCGTGGACATCGTTGGGCATATTTCCCTTCTTTTTCATTGGCATGGCGTATGGAACAGGAAGATTTTATAAAGGATAATGTGCATTGGCTCGACCAGTTTAAGGTGAGAGTGGGATATGGACAGACCGGAAACTCGGCTATCGATCCGTATAGTAGTTTCTCGAATTATAGCCAAATTATAGACTATGCTAATGCTGTGGGTGACAAGGTTCTCGCTATGGCTGTCGATAAATTACAGAACGAGGGTTTGACTTGGGAAACGACCGAGTCGTGGAATGTCGGTGTGGATTTCGGGGTATTGAAAAACAGATTGAGAGGTTCGTTCGACTTTTATAATAAAGAGACGAGAGACCTACTCATTTCCAGAGTATTGCCGCCTTCGGCCGGTTTCCCGAGCATTTATTATAATTCGGGGAATTTGTTGAACCGAGGTATCGAGTTCAGTCTCGAAGCCGATATTATCCAAACGAAAGACTTTACATGGACGTTCGGGGGAAATATCGGAAAAAATAACCCGAAGATCAATAGTCTGGGTGTTTCGAGAGGTAATTTCGGTGTGTATGAGAATATATTGGCTTATGAAGGAAACTCGTTGGGTAACCACTTCGGGAATGCACACTTGTTCTGGGTAGGACATGAGCCGGGGCTATTCTTGGGTTATCAAACCGATGGAATCGTTCAGGAAGAAGATTTGCCGGCAAATGGCGGTTCGTATAATGTAACGCAAGATTTAAGTACGGGTGGAGCGCCTCAGGCTGGTGATATTAAAATCATAGACCAGAACGGAGACGGTGTGATCAATACCGATGACCGTGTGATTATCGGTAACCCGAATCCCGATTTTACTTACGGTTTTCAAACTCGTTTTACTTGGCGCGGTCTGAGTCTTTCGGCTCAATTTAATGGAGTGCACGGGAAGGATATGATCAATACCAATATTCGTTATCAAGCAATCCCGAACCGTACGGGTGGCAACTTGCGAACCGAGGCTTGGGTAGGCGCGTGGACTGCCGAAAACCGTTCGAACGCTTATCCGAGAGTAAATTATACATTGCCTACACCGGCTGTATTGGATCGCTATGTAGAGGATGCCAGTTTCTTGCGTTGTACCGATATTACCCTTTCGTATAATTTACCGAAGGCGGTAATGAAAAAGATCGGGTTTAATTCGATCAATATTTTCGGATCGGTTAAAAATGCTTTTATTATAACCGATTACAGTGGTTACGATCCTGAGGTTAACTCTTTTGCATTCGATGGTTTACGTCCGGGAGTGGATATGAGTTCGTTCCCTCATGCTCGGTCGTTTATATTTGGTTTGAATGTTTCATTTTAA